GCAGATTAAATGAAAAGGACACAGAGAAAGTTCTTAGAATCTATCTAGCACATTGTAAACACTTGATAAATGTTACCTGTTATTTTTATTCTGTGTCCAGTCTTATGCCAGGCACTGGTGAAGCAAGGATGGTCTAGGCATGGTCTTTGCCCTCCGTGGACAGTCCTAACTCTGCCCCCAGTCACGTGGCTGCCATTTCACCAAGGAGCAGATTGCATTTGTTATTCAGCTGGAATGTCTCCCTGGCCGCTGCTTGCTGAGCTACCCACTAAAGAACCCACTGCCTGAACTGGTGGCTTGGAAATCCCTTGCCTACTAACTTTCCTCATTAGGATGTGACCTTTGTGCtccacctattttttttcttctatttcctcaCACCTCATTATTTATCCTCATGTAGGCTCACGCTGACCAACTTTTCCTCTGTTCCGTTGCTTGTTACCTGTGCAGTGTCTCTCGGAGGGAACAAAAATGCCTTCTCATTGAAATCCCTGCTTTCATAATGCTTATCTCATTATTCTGTCATACTTTCACTGGGAATTCACTTCATCTTTTAGGCTCAAAATTTGATAACTATGACCCTAAACGTCCTTTTTAAACTGGGAGGTCTTGTTTCTTTCTATAGCTCTGCCACAAGCTTACTGTGTAACTTTGAGCAACTTTGCTTCCTGGGCATCAGTAGCAGAGATATTTTACAAAAGCATTATTATTTAGGAGCCAGGTAGATAGCTAAATAACAGAGTGAATGCTCCGGTTGAAGTGGGAAGTAGATAGAGTGCCACTGATTTGGTCTTCACCTGGTCATCAGTGGCAGCTTCTGGGGTGGGCTTGGAAGAAGATAGCTTGAAAACATTGAACCAGACGATCTCAAAACTTTCCTCCAACTACGCTGTATGAGAATTCTTTTTAGTACCGTGATTCTGTGACTAGTACATAGTGCACAACTGCATTCCCCACAGTCCTTTCCGTGTGCCTTCCCGAACTGCTGAAGTTGGAcagcaaaacagaacagaacaagcaAAACCCCTGCGTTTCCAAGATTCCATGGCACCTGGAGTTCTGGGTGTgacttttagctctgccaatcaGGTGCACTTACTCAAGGATTCAAGTGGGGACTGACTTAGATGGGGAGAGAGGTGACAGCGCCTATGGCATCCTTTCTTTTGCCTGCATGAATCCGGTAGATGCAACTTGGCCCTGGAGCCAACTGCTACAGTGATGATTTCCTGATTTACCAGCTTCCTGATGTGATAGGAAACACTGGaagtgtagtggttgagagctacagctgctaaccaaaaagtcagcagttggaatccaccaggtgctccttggaaaccctatggggcagttctttgtcctgtagggtcattatgagtcagaatcgactcgacagcaatgggtttttttttttaatgtgacaaaGGCGGCAGCTCCACTGGCAGACCAGGTGTGCCATGTGGTTCTGAGCCTAGCATAATTCACAGAACAGAGTACACACAGTCCAAGACTCACCTTCCATGCTCTCCTTTGGGTTCATGCCTCCAGTCTTCCAGGGATTTTGCCAACACCTATTTCCCTGTGCTAAATCCCTCTCTGGTTAAAACAGCTAGAACAATTTCTCCCCCATCCCCTcaccccagaaaaaaaaatttttttttttttttttccgagggtgatattattcattttatagGTCCATCTgtcgtttggctgaaaggtgacatctgggagtggtttgagtcccaagtttaaagagtatctcagggcaatagtcttgggggttcatctagtctctactggtccagtaagtctgacccTTTTTTTTGGTAGGAATTTAAGATTTAGAACCATTTCTTTTATCTGTTATTAAATCTCTTCTGATGCCGTGTTCACTGGTCTTTATAGGTACTTCACtaacttcatttcttctttgacattCTCAGTGTCTACAGAAGAGTTACTGGCCTACCCTTTCACTGATGTTACCCTCTCCTGCCATTTCTCCTTTgtgaaagacacagaaaatcttgAGTTTTCATGGATAAGAGAAGACATCAAAGAGGAATATGAGGTAGAGAATGATAAGGAATACTACCGCTTTTTCAGGTACTatgatttttttgatgttttctcaAAGTTGGTTTACCAGTTTCGCAATAACACAGAGCAACTAGAGGGCCAAAACTCCTTGTATGAGGGAAGAGTCTCTGTGGATCGGGCTGAAATTTCTGAGGGGTCACTATCTCTTTTACTACGAAATGTCTGTTTCATGGATGAAGCTATCTACACGTGCTCAGCCGTCACGCCAAATGGAAGAGGTGAAAGTAAGATTAAGTTAATAGTAGAAGGTAAGAGAATTTATTGATAAACTTGGTTTCAAGCTGTGTCTCTGTTCATTAAGAATAAGTTTTTGCTTCTGCTCAAATTGTTACAGGCTCTTTTTATTTCCACCATGACAGTCAGGTGTTTGAAATGTCAGTTCATCTTATAAAAATATTGCTCTGAACAAAAGGTGCTGTGTCCGCACATGCTGACATCATTCAAACAAAAATTGGTCTCGTTCCTAAATCTCCAAACAAATTGTAAAACTGAGAAACCAGAATGTGACATAGCATAGTAATCCTACATTAAAACTCTGAGATACAGGGTGTGCTTTAGTGAGAAGAGCCCTGGATGAGAATCAGGAGGCCCAGGTTCTAATTCTAGATGACTCTGGGCAACTCATTTAGCTTTTCTTGGCTTCACTTTTCTTACTATTAAATGAAAATGGGACAGGAGTAGTGATTCTCCACAGTGTTCCAGGGGTCTTCACCCTTCATGAAATTCCACAGAAGCTGTCCTCTCCCTACGAGAGACCAGATGGGAGCAGGGAGTTGTGGCACAATTTCTCCAGTTAAAGAGTGGGAAGACATGGCAAGGTGGTGAGGCTGATTCACTGTCTTCTCTGATTCTTAGCAAAGTATCTGAGGTCAGCAGAGCTATGGAATGAAACTTCCAAAAAGGGGAAGATTCTGAAAATAAAGACAGCAGTGATAGATGAGCCCAGGAGGGTAGAGGCACACATGTATTTTGTCCTTCTCTCATTATGTTTAAATCAGAATTTTAGCTGCAGTGAACCTCAAGATGTGTTGCCTgaacccacccccccccccaaaaaaacccaaacccgtcaccactgagttaattccaactcacagcaaccctatctggcagagtagaactgttcccataaggtttccaaggagcggctggtggatttgacctgtagaccttttggtagcCAGCGGGGCTCCATGTGTTGCCTACATAGGGGTTAATGTAAAAACTCTGGGCAAGATTTCTGCTAACTTGAGCCTCCTGGggctgaaataaaaaaagagactaattgttttgttattttttttccaaccagACTCTGAAATGCCACAGGTGCACTTTGATAGGCTTGATGATGAGGATGTGGCTACGTGCATCTCCAAGGGTTGGTACTTCACACCCAATGTGACCTGGCTGGACCGGACAGAGAGGGACCTGAGCAACCACAGTACTGTGGAGGTCCTGGAGGAACAGATGAACGGCTCCTATAGGGTGTTCTCCGTCCTGAAATACCGTGTCAAGTTAAATGGGAAGTATGTCTGCTGAATAACAGAGACAGACATGAACAATCAGCCCTTCAGAATCATCCGCAAGTACCCAAGTAAGTGGAAATCCGAAGCAAGAGTGAAAGTAGGGCACATTTAGCCACACAGGAGTCATCATTcattaatatttactgaatgccaaATGGCACTCCTGGGCACGTTGGGGATTTAAAGAAACATCAGGAACATAAGCGTGTAGCCTGGGGCAAGAGGAGATAAATGGTCCCTTACCATGTGCCTGGCACTTTACATACATCATtttaaatccttgtctcagcccTACAAGGTAATTGTCATTACTATCCCCCTTTTATTTGAGGAACccaagaagttaaataatttgacTAAGGACACAGCATGTAAGCACaagagtcaggattcaaatccaCGTCCTTCTAAATCCAAAGTTCACATACTTTATTTTCCTTATACCACACTGCATTTGTGTCGTGAATAAATCTAAGTCATGTAAGTTTGAGGAGGGGAGCACCTATGTGATAAGTATTGAGATGAGAAATGAAGCTACCACTCCCTTTCATGAACCTTGGACAGTCTTAAGGTCGCCATATCAAAGGTGGTCTAGATGCGCTCTGTGGAACCCTACAGTTCCTTGACAGAGTCCCTAAGAGAATGTTTGGTGGATAAATTGTTGGATGTCTACACTTTTACTTCTAAACTCTGTTCCAGGATCCCTCAAGGAAGGATTCAGAGACTTGAAAAAGAGTATAAGAAAAGAAACATGTATTTATTCAACATGTATTTTCGCATGCTTcatgacttagttatctagtgctgctataacaaaaataccacaggtggagggctttaacaaaaggaagtttgttatctcacagtctattaggccgtaagtccaaattcagggcaccagctccaggggaagggtttctttctctgtctgctctggaggaaggtccttgtcaccaatcttcccttgtcctaggagcttctctgcgcagagACATTGGGCCCGAAtgacgtactctgctcctggcactactttcttggtggtatgaggtcctccatgtctctctgcttgcttctctcttttatatctcaaaagagattgacttaagacacgacTTAATCTTGTAGACAGAGCCCtggctcattaatataactgcctctaatcctgcctcattaacatcatagaggtaggatttacaatgcagaggaaaatcacatcggatgacaaaatggtggacaatcacacaatactaggaatcatggactagccaagtggacacacattttttggggggacacaattcaatccataacaccttatTTAACCCCACAGTGACCTGTGAGGGGGATACTAATATTATTCTATTTAGCGATAGAGGAAACAGGCTAAGAGAAGTTGAATTACTTACCCAAGGCTACACAGCtgatgaggagtcctggtggcacaacggttaagcacttggctgctgaccaaaaggttggctgtttgaaccaacccagtggctcctcgggagaaagacctggtgacctgctcccataaagtttacagcttaggaaacgcTGTGAGGTAGGtctgctctgtcacagggggtcgctgtgagttggaattgatttgacagcatccaacaacaacaacgacacagccgataggagtccctgggtagtgcaaacagttaacgtgcttggctgctaactaaaagttcagaggttcaagtccatccaggggTGCCTTACAAGAAAGGCCtaacgatctacttccaaagaaatcagccatcgaaacccttatggagcacaattgcactctgacatacatggggccaccgtgagtcagagttgactcagtggcaagtggtttgtttgtttgtttacacagCGGGTAAGTGTTAGAGCCCAGGTTTTAAAACCAGGTCTAACTACTAAGAAAAGCCTGTGTACTTACCACTGTACCAGGGTTGGCTCGGGGGTCTTAAGTTTCTTGGGTGATAGCATCATTAGCCTCCAGCAGAGGCGACTGATCTGTGCTGCCACGTGCAACCCTACCTGCCCCTCCATCGAGGTGATGGTGATGAGCAAACTTGTACCATAAACtaattccttctctttctctgcctCCCTGACTTAGATCCTTACCAAGACCCTCTTGGAAGGTTGAAGCAAAGACTTTAGCCATCACAGGGAGGAGAGATAATTGTCTAAAATCTTACAGCCTCTATGTAAAAAGTGTTAAGGGGGTCTGACATCATACAAGGGCTGGCTGGTCACCTTTCAGGTCGAGTCTATGTGGACCTGGCCATTAATCAAGACATTCAAGACATTATTGCATCCTGGATCTCCCAAGAGCTAGATAGgttaccttgagcaagttacttaacttctccatGTCTCAGTGCCCTCCTTTATAAACTGGCAGTGATAATATTATGTGTCTGAGAAAGTTGTGAGAATTATATATGTGAAGCACCTAGAATGTGCTTGACGTGTGGTGGCAAGCAACTACAGTTGTGTTCTGTGTTGGCAAATGTATTTTCACAAGAAGGTTCAGAATGGTGGGGTGAAGCAGGaactctccacaacctttctGGAGAGAAATCTGGCAACATATATCAACAGCCTTAGATAGGTTTATACTCTTTAACCAGTAATTCCATTTTAAGGATTCTAATCTATGGAAATAATCAAAGACTGTCAAAGATTCACATAGAGGGGTATTCACTGGGGTACTACAATACAGAAATTTTCgggaaaaaaaaccttaaacATGAGTAAGTTTTGCTATAGCCACTTAGTAGAATATTACACAActgttaaaattatttatttgaatttttaatacCATGAGGAAAGGCTCACAATATAATGTTAAACTGAAAAAGCAAGAAGCAAGCTTCTTTGCATAGCAGGAGTCCAAGTTGTTTAAATGTATACAGATAAAAAATataggaattattattattattatcataattaTTGACAATAATTACTGGTCACCTCATGGCAAGATTATaggccatttttattttctttgtacctttctgttttttttttttttacaacattcTATAATAAACTTGTTATT
This is a stretch of genomic DNA from Elephas maximus indicus isolate mEleMax1 chromosome 1, mEleMax1 primary haplotype, whole genome shotgun sequence. It encodes these proteins:
- the LOC126072380 gene encoding V-set domain-containing T-cell activation inhibitor 1-like — protein: MLLLFINCGTMPAFLVTISLFLLVHSAVSTEELLAYPFTDVTLSCHFSFVKDTENLEFSWIREDIKEEYEVENDKEYYRFFRYYDFFDVFSKLVYQFRNNTEQLEGQNSLYEGRVSVDRAEISEGSLSLLLRNVCFMDEAIYTCSAVTPNGRGESKIKLIVEDSEMPQVHFDRLDDEDVATCISKGWYFTPNVTWLDRTERDLSNHSTVEVLEEQMNGSYRVFSVLKYRVKLNGKYVC